From the genome of uncultured Cohaesibacter sp., one region includes:
- a CDS encoding glycerophosphodiester phosphodiesterase family protein, with protein sequence MHHPDISWLTARPIAHRGLHKATDGIVENCLKAYDAAIAGNFAIELDVQITADGKAAVFHDYTLDRLTEASGRIDEMTLAELHEVPFKQTTDRIIDLKALVDHVGGRVPLVIELKPAKVEDGRLEQAVSKALEGYGGKAALMSFSPYSVKTMKSLTNRPRGILSLDYSKSKAEEDLGKDDPYALTHMLHVMETEPDFISYNAKDLPMPGVDLLKAIYGLPVICWTIRSPEEQKIALKHCDQVTFEGYNPDDMT encoded by the coding sequence ATGCATCATCCGGACATTTCGTGGCTAACGGCCCGCCCCATTGCGCATCGCGGCTTGCACAAGGCCACCGATGGCATCGTTGAAAACTGCCTCAAGGCCTATGACGCGGCCATCGCGGGCAACTTTGCCATCGAACTCGACGTACAGATCACAGCCGATGGCAAGGCAGCCGTCTTCCACGACTATACCCTCGACCGGCTGACCGAAGCCTCGGGGCGGATCGACGAGATGACGCTGGCTGAACTCCACGAAGTTCCCTTCAAACAGACCACCGACCGGATCATCGATCTGAAGGCCCTCGTTGACCATGTCGGCGGAAGAGTGCCGCTGGTGATCGAACTCAAACCTGCAAAGGTCGAGGATGGACGACTGGAACAGGCCGTCAGCAAGGCGCTCGAGGGCTATGGCGGCAAGGCTGCTCTGATGAGCTTCTCCCCCTATTCCGTCAAGACCATGAAATCCCTCACCAATCGCCCGCGCGGCATCCTCTCGCTTGACTACAGCAAATCCAAGGCGGAGGAAGATCTCGGCAAGGACGACCCTTACGCCCTTACGCATATGCTGCATGTGATGGAAACCGAGCCGGACTTCATTTCCTACAATGCCAAGGACCTGCCAATGCCCGGCGTCGATCTACTCAAGGCCATTTACGGCCTGCCGGTCATCTGCTGGACGATCAGAAGTCCCGAGGAACAAAAAATTGCTCTAAAGCATTGCGATCAGGTGACCTTCGAGGGTTATAATCCCGACGATATGACCTAA
- a CDS encoding RidA family protein, whose protein sequence is MTGTIESKLAELGITLPEAAAPAANYVPFVKCGNQLFISGQIPMTAEGIQFKGKLGETMKTEEGAEAAKLCAINLIAQMKAATGDLDKVARVVKLVGFVNSTGDFGEQPAVINGASNFMVEVFGDKGRHARSAVSAASLPFGVAVEVEAIVELSEG, encoded by the coding sequence ATGACCGGAACCATCGAAAGCAAACTTGCCGAACTCGGCATCACCCTTCCAGAAGCGGCCGCGCCTGCTGCCAACTATGTTCCCTTCGTCAAATGCGGCAATCAGCTCTTCATCTCCGGCCAGATCCCGATGACCGCCGAAGGCATCCAGTTCAAGGGCAAACTCGGCGAAACGATGAAAACCGAGGAAGGCGCGGAAGCTGCCAAGCTGTGCGCCATCAATCTCATTGCCCAGATGAAAGCGGCAACCGGCGATCTCGACAAGGTGGCCCGTGTGGTCAAGCTCGTCGGCTTTGTCAATTCCACCGGCGACTTCGGCGAGCAGCCTGCCGTCATCAACGGCGCCTCGAACTTCATGGTCGAAGTCTTCGGCGACAAGGGCCGCCATGCCCGCTCAGCCGTTTCCGCGGCTTCCCTGCCGTTTGGTGTGGCTGTTGAAGTGGAAGCCATTGTTGAGCTCAGCGAAGGCTGA